In Pseudomonas sp. MYb327, one DNA window encodes the following:
- a CDS encoding histone deacetylase translates to MPLPLIYHEDYSPEFPADHRFPMDKFRLLRDHLVDSGLTRDADLLRPELCPPEILALAHDPAYIERYMGGELSREDQRRLGLPWSEALARRTVRAVGGSLLAAEQALEHGLACHLAGGTHHAHYDHPAGFCIFNDLAVISHFLLESGRVNRVLIFDCDVHQGDGTARILQNTSEAITVSLHCEKNFPARKAESDWDIPLPNGMGDADYLKVVDDALNYLLPLYQPDLVLYDAGVDVHKDDALGYLKLTDEGVAARDESVMRHCLGRDIPVVGVIGGGYSKDRKALARRHGILHHSAQRVWQSSGCH, encoded by the coding sequence ATGCCGCTGCCGCTGATTTATCACGAAGACTACAGCCCCGAGTTCCCGGCGGATCACCGCTTCCCCATGGACAAATTTCGCCTGCTGCGCGATCACCTGGTGGACAGCGGCCTGACCCGCGACGCCGACTTGCTGCGCCCGGAGCTCTGCCCGCCAGAGATTCTCGCCCTGGCACATGACCCTGCGTATATCGAACGCTACATGGGCGGCGAATTGTCCCGCGAGGACCAACGGCGCCTCGGCCTGCCCTGGAGCGAAGCGCTGGCCCGGCGTACGGTGCGGGCAGTCGGCGGCTCGTTGCTGGCGGCCGAGCAGGCGCTGGAACATGGTCTGGCCTGTCACTTGGCCGGCGGCACTCACCACGCGCACTACGACCACCCGGCCGGGTTCTGCATCTTCAACGACCTGGCGGTGATCAGCCATTTCCTGCTGGAAAGCGGTCGCGTCAACCGGGTGCTGATCTTCGACTGCGATGTGCATCAGGGCGACGGGACTGCACGCATCCTGCAAAACACGTCGGAAGCCATCACCGTTTCCCTGCATTGCGAAAAGAATTTTCCCGCGCGCAAAGCTGAAAGCGACTGGGACATTCCACTCCCCAACGGCATGGGCGATGCCGATTACTTGAAAGTGGTCGATGATGCGCTCAACTACTTGCTGCCGCTCTATCAGCCGGACCTGGTGCTGTACGACGCCGGTGTCGATGTGCACAAGGACGACGCACTCGGTTATCTGAAGCTGACAGACGAAGGCGTCGCCGCCCGCGATGAAAGCGTCATGCGCCATTGCCTGGGTCGTGACATTCCGGTAGTCGGCGTGATCGGCGGCGGCTACAGCAAGGACCGCAAGGCCCTCGCCCGCCGCCACGGCATCCTGCATCACAGCGCGCAGCGGGTCTGGCAGTCATCAGGCTGTCACTGA
- a CDS encoding GNAT family N-acetyltransferase, protein MEPILELASARLLLRQWRDEDLPEFAAMCADPQVMRYFPAALSRLESASLIGRVRGHFAEHGFGLWALERKDTGQFIGFTGLGVVGFDGHFTPAIEIGWRLARKHWGLGYASEAAWTALRCGFDRLALNEVVSFTADSNLPSQKVMQAIGMHHDPADDFEHPNLAVDHPLRHHVLYRISREQWLQTLHG, encoded by the coding sequence ATGGAGCCGATATTGGAGCTTGCGAGCGCTCGACTGCTGTTGCGTCAGTGGCGCGATGAGGATTTGCCGGAGTTTGCGGCGATGTGTGCCGACCCTCAGGTCATGCGATATTTTCCGGCAGCCTTGAGTCGACTGGAAAGCGCTTCGCTGATCGGCCGGGTTCGCGGTCATTTTGCCGAGCACGGTTTTGGCCTGTGGGCGCTGGAGCGCAAGGACACCGGGCAGTTCATCGGCTTTACCGGGCTCGGCGTGGTCGGTTTCGACGGGCATTTCACTCCAGCCATCGAAATCGGCTGGCGCCTGGCGCGCAAACATTGGGGCCTGGGTTACGCCAGCGAAGCGGCATGGACCGCTCTGCGCTGCGGGTTTGATCGTTTGGCCCTGAATGAAGTCGTGTCCTTCACCGCTGACAGCAATTTGCCGTCGCAGAAAGTCATGCAAGCCATCGGCATGCACCATGACCCGGCCGATGACTTCGAACACCCGAATCTTGCCGTCGACCATCCCCTGCGGCATCACGTGCTGTATCGCATCAGCCGTGAACAATGGCTGCAAACCTTGCATGGATAA
- the tesB gene encoding acyl-CoA thioesterase II, with translation MSQVLEDLVDLLTLEPIEENLFRGRSQDLGFRQLFGGQVLGQSLSAASQTVEETRHVHSMHGYFLRPGDAGLPVVYQVDRVRDGGSFSTRRVTAIQKGHPIFTCSASFQYDEEGFQHQSEMPQVVGPENLPSELEITQQRAHLIPEKMREKLLCPKPIEFRPITEKDPYNPQPSDPIKYVWFRADGALADSPALHKYLLAYASDFGLLTTSMQPHGKSVWHKDMQVASLDHSLWFHADLRADDWLLYAMDSPWAGNSRGFSRGSVFNRAGQLVASVTQEGLIRHRKDWA, from the coding sequence ATGAGCCAAGTGTTGGAAGATCTGGTCGACCTGCTGACCCTGGAGCCGATCGAAGAGAACCTCTTCCGTGGTCGCAGTCAGGACCTGGGTTTTCGGCAGCTGTTCGGTGGTCAGGTGCTCGGCCAGTCGCTGTCGGCGGCCAGTCAGACGGTCGAAGAGACGCGCCATGTGCATTCGATGCACGGCTATTTCCTGCGTCCGGGCGATGCCGGGTTGCCGGTGGTGTATCAGGTTGACCGGGTGCGTGACGGCGGCAGTTTCAGCACGCGCCGCGTAACGGCGATCCAGAAGGGCCACCCGATTTTCACGTGCAGCGCTTCGTTTCAGTACGACGAAGAAGGTTTCCAGCACCAGAGTGAAATGCCGCAGGTTGTCGGCCCGGAAAACCTGCCGTCGGAGCTGGAGATCACCCAGCAACGCGCACACCTGATTCCCGAGAAAATGCGCGAAAAGCTGCTGTGCCCGAAGCCGATCGAGTTCCGGCCGATCACCGAAAAAGATCCCTACAACCCACAACCGTCTGACCCGATCAAGTACGTGTGGTTTCGCGCCGACGGTGCCTTGGCCGACTCCCCGGCGCTGCATAAGTATTTGCTGGCCTACGCCTCGGATTTCGGTCTGCTGACCACCTCGATGCAGCCTCACGGCAAGTCGGTCTGGCATAAGGACATGCAGGTCGCCAGCCTTGATCACTCGTTGTGGTTCCACGCCGATCTGCGTGCCGATGACTGGTTACTGTACGCGATGGACAGTCCGTGGGCGGGTAACTCTCGCGGCTTTTCCCGTGGCAGCGTGTTCAACCGCGCCGGGCAACTGGTGGCGTCGGTGACGCAGGAAGGCTTGATTCGTCATCGCAAGGATTGGGCATGA
- a CDS encoding HAD family hydrolase: MSLADVRHWVFDMDGTLTVAVHDFAAIRVALAIPAEDDILTHLAALPPDEAAAKHAWLLEHERDLALGSKPAPGAVELVRDLAARGYRLGILTRNARELAHVTLEAIGLADCFAVDDVLGRDEAPPKPHPGGLLKLAQAWDVPASELVMVGDYRFDLDCGRAAGARTVLVNLPDNPWPELTDWHAADCVELRQMLSA; this comes from the coding sequence ATGAGCCTGGCCGACGTGCGTCACTGGGTGTTCGACATGGACGGCACCCTGACGGTGGCCGTGCATGATTTCGCCGCGATTCGCGTGGCGTTGGCGATTCCCGCCGAAGACGACATCCTGACTCACCTCGCCGCGCTGCCGCCCGACGAAGCGGCGGCCAAACATGCCTGGTTGCTGGAGCATGAACGGGACCTGGCGCTCGGTTCGAAACCGGCACCGGGTGCCGTGGAATTGGTGCGTGACCTGGCCGCTCGCGGTTATCGCCTGGGCATCCTCACGCGCAATGCCCGCGAGTTGGCGCATGTCACGCTGGAGGCGATTGGCCTGGCCGATTGCTTCGCGGTTGACGATGTATTGGGGCGCGACGAAGCACCGCCAAAACCCCATCCCGGTGGTTTGCTGAAATTGGCGCAAGCCTGGGACGTGCCAGCGAGTGAGTTGGTGATGGTCGGTGATTACCGTTTTGATCTGGATTGCGGGCGAGCGGCGGGCGCGCGGACGGTGTTGGTGAATTTGCCGGATAATCCGTGGCCGGAATTGACCGATTGGCATGCGGCGGATTGTGTTGAGTTGCGGCAGATGCTGTCGGCTTGA
- a CDS encoding alpha/beta hydrolase, with translation MKKWLLALLITCASTQAAEPGVKDISPGRLLLKSGEMAVGISPAPAKIERVLIIIHGRPRNAQTYLQTGEHAVELAGQSATTLVIAPQFLNETDVALHPVSDTVLRWQGNEWMAGGESTAPFRLSSYEALDEIIARLSDRQQFSDVKQIIIAGHSGGAQVVQRYALLGHDLSALEAAGVKVRYVIANPSSYAYFDERRPVAFNHAGCPQFNRWKYGLTDLPAYAEGQTPAQLQEKYLKRDIVYLLGQQDNDPNHPALDKSCEAKAQGANRLARGRFYFDYLKRLQPQGLNQRLIEVPGVGHDGNGMFTSPEGQKALFAQ, from the coding sequence ATGAAAAAATGGCTGTTGGCGTTGCTGATCACTTGCGCAAGTACCCAGGCTGCCGAGCCGGGGGTCAAGGACATCAGCCCCGGGCGCCTGTTGTTGAAATCAGGTGAAATGGCGGTGGGCATCAGTCCCGCCCCGGCGAAAATCGAACGCGTGCTGATCATCATCCACGGCCGCCCGCGCAATGCACAAACCTATCTGCAAACCGGCGAACACGCGGTCGAACTGGCCGGACAAAGTGCGACGACCCTGGTGATCGCTCCGCAATTTCTCAATGAAACCGACGTTGCGCTGCATCCGGTGTCTGACACGGTTTTGCGCTGGCAGGGCAATGAATGGATGGCCGGGGGCGAATCCACCGCGCCGTTTCGTTTGAGTTCCTACGAGGCGCTGGACGAAATCATCGCTCGACTGAGTGATCGCCAGCAGTTTTCGGATGTGAAGCAAATCATCATCGCCGGGCACTCCGGCGGCGCTCAGGTGGTGCAACGCTACGCCTTGCTCGGCCACGATCTGTCGGCACTCGAAGCCGCGGGTGTGAAGGTGCGCTACGTGATCGCCAATCCGTCGTCATACGCCTACTTCGATGAGCGCCGGCCGGTGGCCTTCAACCACGCCGGATGTCCGCAATTCAATCGCTGGAAGTACGGGCTGACAGACTTGCCTGCCTACGCCGAAGGACAAACGCCCGCGCAATTGCAGGAAAAATACCTCAAGCGCGACATCGTTTATCTGCTGGGGCAGCAGGACAACGACCCGAATCATCCGGCACTGGATAAAAGTTGCGAAGCCAAGGCCCAGGGCGCGAATCGATTGGCCCGTGGGCGTTTTTACTTTGATTATCTAAAGCGGCTGCAACCGCAGGGGTTGAATCAGCGGCTGATCGAGGTGCCCGGTGTGGGGCATGACGGGAATGGGATGTTTACGTCGCCGGAGGGGCAGAAGGCGTTGTTTGCTCAATAA
- a CDS encoding neutral zinc metallopeptidase, with amino-acid sequence MLWKKGRRSDNVVDARGDDVGGGGGGMRFGGGKGLSLTAIILIVGIGWITGQDPLQILGQLTGQMSEQSAPATNQTRKAPPANDEGAEFVRSILGDTEDTWRQIFQQAGKQYKDPTLVLFSNRVNSACGLATSATGPFYCPADQKVYLDTSFFQEMSQRFAAAGDFAQAYVIAHEVGHHVQTLLGVSAKIQTARQQGRQMEGDGGLLVRQELQADCLAGVWANNAQQRLNWLEPGDIEEALNAANAIGDDRLQQQGQGRVVPDSFTHGTSAQRVRWFKTGFAQGQVGQCDTFSAKNL; translated from the coding sequence ATGCTATGGAAAAAAGGCCGACGCAGCGACAACGTGGTCGACGCCCGTGGCGATGATGTTGGCGGCGGTGGCGGCGGGATGCGTTTTGGTGGCGGCAAAGGCCTGAGCCTGACCGCGATCATCCTGATTGTCGGGATCGGCTGGATCACCGGCCAGGACCCGCTGCAGATCCTCGGTCAGTTGACGGGCCAGATGAGCGAGCAGTCGGCGCCCGCCACCAACCAGACCCGCAAGGCACCACCGGCCAATGATGAAGGGGCCGAATTCGTGCGTTCGATCCTCGGCGATACCGAAGACACCTGGCGGCAGATTTTCCAGCAGGCCGGCAAACAATACAAAGACCCGACCCTGGTGTTGTTCAGCAACCGCGTGAATTCGGCTTGCGGCTTGGCGACGTCGGCCACCGGCCCGTTCTATTGCCCGGCGGACCAGAAGGTCTACCTGGATACGAGTTTCTTCCAGGAGATGTCACAGCGCTTTGCCGCCGCCGGTGACTTCGCCCAGGCCTACGTGATCGCTCACGAAGTCGGACACCACGTTCAGACGTTGCTCGGCGTTTCCGCGAAAATTCAGACAGCCCGCCAACAAGGCCGGCAAATGGAAGGCGACGGTGGTTTGCTGGTGCGTCAGGAGTTGCAGGCTGATTGCCTGGCTGGGGTCTGGGCCAATAATGCGCAGCAACGGCTGAACTGGCTCGAACCGGGCGACATCGAAGAAGCGCTGAACGCCGCCAATGCCATTGGCGACGATCGTTTGCAGCAACAGGGTCAGGGTCGCGTGGTGCCTGACTCGTTTACCCATGGTACGTCGGCGCAACGGGTGCGCTGGTTCAAAACCGGATTCGCCCAAGGCCAGGTTGGCCAGTGCGATACCTTTTCGGCGAAAAATCTGTAA
- a CDS encoding aldo/keto reductase, which yields MQHIVNAQGLNMPKLGLGTWPMLGEECTRAVEQALALGYRHIDTAAAYNNEDAVGQALVNSPTPREQIHVTSKVWWDQLHPDAMRHSMDRSLKALRSDYVDLFMIHWPTTDWDLPKTIETLVSFKEQGLARNIGVANFPLPLLRKVVEELGAPLSAIQVEYHVLLGQNALLDYARQHDLALTAYTPLARNKVSDVPEILQIAAKHGVLPTQVALKWLLDQPNVAAIPKASSEANQLANLAALQVQLDDDDRAMIANLSKRERQVSPDFAPVWDAFDK from the coding sequence ATGCAGCACATCGTTAATGCACAGGGTTTGAACATGCCCAAGCTGGGCCTCGGCACTTGGCCAATGCTCGGTGAGGAATGCACACGCGCCGTGGAACAGGCCCTCGCACTCGGCTATCGACACATCGATACGGCGGCGGCCTACAACAACGAAGACGCGGTCGGTCAGGCGCTAGTGAACAGTCCTACGCCGCGCGAGCAAATTCACGTCACCAGCAAGGTTTGGTGGGACCAGTTGCACCCTGACGCCATGCGCCATTCCATGGACCGCAGCCTCAAGGCCTTGCGCAGCGATTACGTCGATTTATTCATGATCCATTGGCCGACCACCGACTGGGACCTGCCGAAGACCATCGAAACCCTGGTGTCATTCAAGGAGCAAGGCCTGGCGCGCAACATTGGCGTGGCGAATTTTCCACTGCCACTGTTGCGCAAAGTCGTCGAAGAACTGGGCGCGCCGCTGTCAGCCATTCAGGTCGAATACCACGTACTGCTCGGACAAAACGCCTTGCTCGATTACGCCCGTCAACACGATCTGGCGCTGACGGCCTACACGCCGCTGGCACGCAACAAGGTTTCGGATGTCCCGGAAATCCTGCAGATCGCCGCCAAACACGGCGTGCTGCCGACCCAGGTCGCACTCAAATGGCTGCTGGATCAGCCAAACGTGGCTGCCATTCCCAAGGCCAGCAGCGAGGCCAATCAGTTGGCCAACCTGGCGGCGCTGCAAGTGCAACTGGATGACGATGATCGTGCAATGATTGCCAACCTGTCCAAGCGCGAGCGTCAGGTCAGCCCGGACTTTGCGCCTGTGTGGGACGCGTTCGACAAGTAA
- a CDS encoding FAD-dependent oxidoreductase, whose protein sequence is MSAEPHLLPDVDCDVLIVGSGAAGLSAAVTAAWHGLKVIVVEKDPVFGGATAWSGGWAWVPCNPLARRAGIVEDVELPRTYLKHELGEHYDPAMIDAFLEAGPQMVAFFEEYTSLQFADGNAIADIHGDTPGAGTGGRSVIAAPYDGRKVGKLLKRLRKTMRETSFMGMPIMAGADLTAFLNLTRSLSAAWHVTRRFTRHLLDLAIHGRAMHLVNGVALVARLAKSAEDLGVLLWESAPVTELLRENNQVCGAVVNTAKGPVSIKSRKAVVLAAGGFANDIERRKALFPRTPTGNEHLALPPLAVSGDGLRLGESAGAQVNTDLASPVAWAPVSQVPHSDGSTGHFPHIIERGKPGIIGVLSNGQRFVNEANGYYDYVTAMVAAAPPGEEVASWLICSHGFQRRYGLGISRPFPLPVSSFIRSGYLKTGNTLEELASVCGINPIGLRTTVADYNRHASHGEDPQFGRGSTPYNRKQGDALQHPNPCVAPIEHGPFYAVKVQPGCFGTFAGLKVNAHAQALDETGQAIAGLYAAGGDMASIMGGHYPAGGINIGPALTFGFIAARHIAGISAYEKEIDHAAHR, encoded by the coding sequence ATGTCTGCCGAACCGCACCTTCTCCCCGACGTCGATTGCGATGTGCTGATCGTCGGCTCCGGTGCGGCCGGGCTGTCCGCAGCGGTTACCGCGGCGTGGCATGGCTTGAAAGTCATCGTTGTAGAAAAGGACCCGGTGTTTGGCGGTGCAACCGCCTGGTCCGGTGGTTGGGCCTGGGTGCCCTGCAACCCGTTGGCTCGTCGCGCCGGCATCGTCGAGGACGTGGAACTGCCGCGCACTTATCTGAAACACGAATTGGGCGAGCACTATGACCCGGCGATGATCGACGCCTTCCTCGAAGCCGGCCCGCAAATGGTTGCGTTCTTCGAGGAATACACGTCGCTGCAATTCGCCGACGGCAACGCCATTGCCGATATACATGGCGACACGCCCGGCGCTGGCACCGGTGGACGCTCGGTGATCGCCGCGCCCTACGACGGGCGAAAAGTCGGCAAATTGCTTAAGCGTCTTCGCAAAACCATGCGGGAAACGTCTTTCATGGGCATGCCGATCATGGCGGGCGCGGACCTCACCGCATTTCTCAACCTGACACGTTCACTGTCGGCGGCCTGGCACGTCACCCGGCGTTTCACTCGCCACCTGCTCGACCTTGCCATCCATGGTCGGGCGATGCACTTGGTCAACGGTGTTGCGCTGGTGGCACGGTTGGCGAAATCCGCCGAAGACCTTGGTGTATTGCTCTGGGAATCGGCGCCGGTCACCGAACTACTGCGCGAGAACAATCAGGTGTGCGGCGCGGTGGTCAACACCGCCAAAGGGCCGGTGAGCATTAAGTCGCGTAAAGCCGTGGTGCTCGCGGCTGGCGGTTTCGCCAATGACATCGAGCGGCGCAAAGCCTTGTTCCCGCGCACGCCCACCGGCAACGAACATCTCGCCTTGCCGCCGCTGGCGGTGTCCGGCGACGGGCTGCGGTTGGGAGAAAGCGCAGGCGCCCAAGTGAATACCGACCTGGCGTCCCCAGTCGCTTGGGCGCCGGTTTCGCAGGTACCACACAGCGACGGCAGCACGGGCCATTTCCCGCACATTATCGAACGCGGCAAGCCAGGGATCATCGGCGTATTGAGCAACGGCCAGCGTTTCGTCAACGAAGCCAACGGCTACTACGACTACGTCACGGCCATGGTCGCCGCCGCCCCGCCGGGGGAAGAAGTCGCCTCGTGGCTGATTTGCAGCCATGGGTTTCAGCGTCGTTATGGCCTGGGCATCTCTCGGCCGTTTCCGCTCCCGGTGTCGTCCTTTATCCGCAGCGGGTATCTGAAAACCGGCAATACCCTCGAGGAACTGGCGTCGGTCTGCGGCATCAACCCCATCGGCTTGCGCACCACCGTGGCGGACTACAACCGCCACGCCAGCCACGGCGAAGATCCACAGTTCGGTCGCGGCTCGACGCCTTACAACCGCAAACAAGGTGACGCGTTACAGCACCCCAACCCCTGCGTCGCGCCCATCGAACACGGTCCGTTCTATGCCGTGAAGGTCCAGCCCGGCTGCTTCGGCACCTTCGCCGGTCTCAAGGTCAACGCGCACGCCCAAGCCCTCGACGAAACCGGCCAGGCCATCGCCGGGCTGTACGCGGCGGGCGGCGATATGGCCAGCATCATGGGCGGGCACTACCCCGCCGGCGGCATCAACATCGGCCCGGCGCTGACCTTCGGCTTCATCGCCGCGCGCCATATCGCCGGTATCAGCGCTTATGAAAAGGAGATCGACCATGCAGCACATCGTTAA
- a CDS encoding IclR family transcriptional regulator: MAGSQIERVFSVLESLTSDPRGLPMQALAEQLDIPKSATHRLLAELIRLGYVRQNPENLRYHLSTKLVAMGFRYLSSSGADIVQPVLDRLAQETGELVRLGVIEGERQTWIAKSQGARSGLRYDPDMGRDAPLFYTASGHAWLACMSDAEALSLVERQAADRPLELGPNAPRSNIELLERLRLAREQGYACVEESSAVGTSAIAAVVRHPGDGRVIGVLSIAGPSARMPGARLHELAPLLLAFTDELSAASLASELFS, encoded by the coding sequence ATGGCCGGCAGTCAGATCGAACGTGTTTTCAGTGTGCTTGAAAGCCTCACCAGCGACCCGCGTGGCCTGCCGATGCAGGCCTTGGCGGAGCAACTGGACATCCCTAAAAGCGCAACCCACCGGCTGCTCGCCGAGCTGATCCGGCTGGGTTATGTGCGGCAGAATCCGGAGAACCTGCGTTACCACTTGTCGACCAAACTGGTGGCGATGGGGTTCCGTTATCTGTCGAGTAGCGGCGCCGATATCGTGCAGCCGGTGCTCGATCGCCTGGCTCAGGAGACCGGCGAATTGGTGCGTCTCGGAGTGATCGAAGGCGAGAGGCAGACGTGGATCGCCAAGTCCCAGGGTGCCCGATCCGGCCTGCGTTACGACCCGGACATGGGCCGCGATGCGCCATTGTTCTATACCGCTTCGGGCCATGCGTGGCTGGCGTGCATGAGCGATGCCGAGGCCTTGTCGCTGGTCGAGCGCCAAGCGGCGGACCGGCCGCTGGAGCTGGGACCGAATGCGCCGCGTTCCAATATTGAGCTGCTTGAACGCCTGCGCCTGGCACGGGAGCAGGGTTACGCCTGTGTTGAGGAAAGCTCGGCGGTGGGTACTTCGGCCATTGCCGCAGTGGTGCGCCATCCAGGGGATGGGCGGGTGATCGGCGTGCTCAGCATCGCCGGGCCGAGTGCGCGGATGCCGGGGGCGAGGCTGCATGAATTGGCGCCGTTGTTGTTGGCGTTTACGGATGAATTGTCGGCGGCGAGTCTGGCTTCAGAGCTATTCAGCTGA